The nucleotide sequence GCAGCAAGTGCTGGTGAAAGTGTCCGGACAGCGAGACATCGCCGGCAACGAGGTTATTCAGAAAGCGCTGGAAAACAGCAGCGCATATGTCAGCCAGTTAGGGTATGGCAATGAGCAGGGGCAACCTGTACTGGAAATTAGTTTCGACAGCGAGAAAATCCGTACGTTGCTGACGCAGGCCAATGCCACCTTTTGGTCAGAGCAACGTCCCACTGTGCTTGTCTGGCTGGTTGAGGAGGCGAATCGTGATCGCGCCATCGTGTGGGATCAGACAGGAAACCGTCTTCAGGGGCAATTGAATCAGGCCGCGGCACAGCGTGGTATACCCGTTCTGCTGCCTATCGGTGATTTTCAGGACGTGACTGCGATCAGTGTGCCGGATTTGTGGGGCGGTTTCTCGCAGCCGATTGCAAATGCCAGTACCCGCTATCAGCCTGATGCTGTGCTGATTGCACGCGTTCAGCGTGGTAGCGGCAGTATGCAAGTGGCCTGGCAGCTGTTTCCGGGATCACCGGCCGCCATGCTGGACGGTGACTCGGCACCAGTTGAAGGGCGCCATAGCGGAGACGGCGCGGCAGCCTTGACGGCTATGATGGATCAGGTTGCCGATAACCTGGCAGCACGCTATGCCGTACAGTTGGGTGGTGTCGCTGACGGTGGTTTTGCCATTGACGTGGCGAATGTACGTCGGGTTGAAGACTTTTTTCAGTTGGAGAAACTGCTGAAGGATCTCAGCTCAGTGGCCTCAGTGAATGCCAGCCATTTGCAGGGGGACAAAGTCCGCTTTGCGATTCGGTTGTTGAGCAACGAGCAGGCCTTTGCTCGCGAGCTGAGTATGGAACCCAAAATTCAGGCGCAGCCGGTTTCGTCGCTGGTACGTGATGTCACCTTTGAGCAGCACTCTGCAGGGGAGATAACCTCAGCTAGTCAGGAAGGTATGATTGTGCCGACGTCCCGGGAAGGATCGGCGTCTGAGCCTTTGCCTCAGTTGGATGTGTCTGCACCTCAGGGCGCAACATCAAATGTCGGCCAGTATTACTGGAACCCGAACGCCTGATGGTCGATGGTCATCACATCTGAAAGAACCCCGGCTCAGTGCCGGGGTTTTTATACTGACATTATTTATCGCCGTGGGCTTCGCGCTCTTCCCGCTCAACCTGAGACAGCTTTTTCAGCTTGTTACCCAATTCCCGTCCCCGTGCCCGAGCAAACAGGATGTTGGCGAAAAAAGCCGCGGTGGTCAGTCCGAGCTCAATCAACGCCAGCCAGCGCTCCCCGCCATCTACCCAAAGCAGGGTCAGGGCATGCAGAAAATAAAACATCAGAATGAAGTTTGCCCAGGCATGGGTATAAGGTCTCCCTTGCACGATGCCTTTGAGGGGAAGTAATAAAGGCAAAATCCACAGCCCGGCAACCACATAGTTGTTCAGGTGCGGGTGGGGCGAAATCACGCTCTGCCACAGAAAAACCCACAACAGCAAAGACAGGTTCACTGTCAGTGAGAAGTAGTGTAATTTCCGGGTTGAGGGGCTCATTGGTTTCATATGGGTATCCGTATCTTAAAACTGCACAAGTGCGGCAGGATCATACTGATTGATGCAATTGCCTGGCTGTCTGGGCCAGCCTTTTCCCTAAGGCTTGCGCCAGAGCGGCTTCGTCTGGTGTCAGCCCGTCATTCTGGTTGAGGTGCGAAGCGCCGTAGGGCGTACCGCCAGACTGTGTGGTATGCAGCAGTGGTTCTGAGTAAGGTAGCCCTAATACCAGCATACCGTGATGCAGCAGGGGTAAAAGCATGGATTGCAGTGTCGTCTCCTGTCCGCCATGCATGGAAGACGAAGCCGTAAACACGCAGGCGGGTTTGCCGATCAGGCTGCCCGAGAGCCATTGTGCACTGGTACTGTCGATAAAGTGTTTCAGCGGCGCAGCCATATTGCCAAAGCGGACTGGGCTGCCCAGCGCCAGCCCCTGGCACTGCTCCAGATCTGCTACTGAAACATAGGGATCGCCTTGTTCCGGCGTGTCTTCCAGCTCACCGTTCGCGCGAATGTCCGGTACGGTACGCAACACGGCTTCACATCCTTCGACTTGTCCGATACCCCGTGCAATTTGTCTGGCGAGTTGGCGGGTGCTGCCATGGCGGCTGTAGTAGAGCACCAAAATCGACAGCATTACAGGATATCCAATACTTGCTCGGGCGGACGGCCAAGGGCCGCTTTATCGCCTTTGACCACGATAGGGCGCTCAATCAGTTTGGGATGGGCAACCATAGCGTCGCGCAGTGCCTGCTCTGAGACTGAGTCGTCGCCCAGATTCAGTTCTTTGTAAATATCTTCTTTGGTTCGCATCATCTGGCGGGCAGAATCAAATCCCAGCTTTCGCTGCAACTCGGCTAATTGCTCAGCTGAAGGCGTTTCTTCCAAATATTTAATGATGTCGGGCTGAATGCCTTTGCTCTCGAGCAGGGTTAAGGTTTCCCGGCTTTTTGAACAGCGTGGATTGTGATAAATGGTGACAGACATAATCTCTCCCGGATTGTCGGTATTTTATTGTCAAGACAAAGCCCGCCAGATGAAGCGGGCTGAATCACGAATCGTCAGGTGAAGCGGCGCGCTGGTCAGAGATCGGCAAATCTGGCCCGGGCCAGACGAAGCTGATCAATACGTGCATCATATCTGGCCTGATCCAGCGAGCCAACCTCGACCATCTGGCTGGCCTGGATATAATTCTGGATCGCTTTTTCCCAGTCGCCGCGCAATGCCATGACTTCCGCTCGTGCTGCCAGTTCGCCGTCTCTGCGTCCTGTGCCGGCATAGGCTTCGGCCAGCATGCCCCAGCCATTCACATCGTCAGGGTTATCGTAGGTAAAACGACTGAGCAGCGACAGGCTGTCTTTCGCCCGGCCGGCTTCAAGGTAGGCATGGGCCAGATTGAGTCTGAGTACGGCATTTTCCGGGTTGGATTTCAGCGCTTGCTGTAAGCGGTTGATGGCGCTCTCATAGCGCTTCTCGAACAGATCCAGATCGGTTGCTGAATCAATAAAGAAACGGTTACCCGGCTCGGCCTGCAGCAACGGCATCAGTTGTTCACGCGCCTGATCATATTTTCCGCTGTCCATATACACCAGGGCTTTACCGTAACTCACAGCCATTTTGCTGGCACCATGCGCTTCTTTTTCTTTGCGGTTGAACCAGTCCAGCGCATTACGGCTGTCCAGATTGGCATACCGCGCGATGATTCTGGCCTGAGCCAGCAGATAACTTTCTGAGACAGGGACTCGGTGAGGCGGATATTGGGCGGCCCGGCTGCGGGTATCTGCAATACGTGATTCAGGTAAGGGGTGTGTCAGCAACATCGCGGGTGGTGTGCTGGCATAGCGGTACTGATCGGCTAAGCGGCCAAAAAAGCCGGGCATTGCCTGAACATCGAACCCGGCTTTGGCTAAGGTCGCGATCCCGATCCGGTCTGCTTCCATTTCATTGCTGCGGGTGTAGTTGATCTGGCCCTGCACTGAGGCTGCGGTGGTTGCCTGCATGGCGGCGATGCCCGCTTCCGGTGCAGCAATCGCCAGCATCAGAGAACCAATCAGAGCCGCCATGGTGGCCGGGGATTTCTTGGCCTGATCTTCCATGCTTCTGGCCAGATGGCGCTGAGTGATGTGGGCAATTTCGTGCGCCATGACGGAAGCCAGCTCGCTTTCACTCTGGGCATGGAGGAACAGCCCGCTGTGCAGGGCGACATGACCGCCAAAAAAGGCAAAGGCGTTCACTTCCCGGTTCTGAATCAGAAAAAACTCAAATGGTGTACGCACATCCTGCGCATTGGCCACTAACCTGTGTCCCAGATCTTTCACATATTCGGCAAGCAGAGGGTCATTAATAATCGGTTTACTGGCCCGCAGCAAGCGCATGTAGGCATCGCCGTATTCCAGCTCTTTTTCGATGGTCAGTGTGGAGGCTGCTGTTGTCCCTATCTCGGGCAGATCTTCCAAAGAAGCCTCAGCCCGGCTCACCGGCGCTGTGCTCAGCAAAGCACACAGCAGCAAACAAACGGGCTTTTTGACAAATCGATGCTTAGAAATGGTGATCATCTTCATTCGTATGTTGATATTCCGGTTGCTGCGGGATTGGCAGTAAATCAATCTGCGCGCCTACAGGTATGACAACAAAACCTCTGGGGTGTTTCTTTCTTGTCGTCATAATGTTATTTACAATAACTTGTTGGATAATAACCGCCTGTGCCTGAGAATGGAAATACCTAAGCTGGATTTAACCAAGACCCGTTGTCCGCTGGCTTTATTGATGGCAAAACGCAGCTGCCATCAACTCAAGGCAGGGCAGCCGTTAGAGATACATCTCTGTGATACCGGCTCAAGAAAAGATATACCACGCTATTTGTTGAATCATGGGTTTCAGGTTCAGGTTCAAACAGATAACCCCAAGTTACTTGTAATTACCGTTACTAGAAGGTTGTGACGCTCATATGCTCGAAATGATTAGTCGCTGGTACCAGCGCAGATTTTCTGATCCGCACGCGGTCAGTTTGGTGGCGATCCTCCTGGTGGGCTTCATCACCATCTATTTTTTCGGCAACCTCATTGCACCTTTGCTTGCCGCCATCGTCCTGGCTTACTTGCTTGAATGGCCGGTGATGTATCTGACCCGGATGAAAGTGCCAAGAACACTGGCCGTGACGCTGGTACTCTTGCTGTTTTCCGGCTTGATGGTGATGGCAGTTTTTGTGTTGATTCCGGTTATTTGGCATCAGATCAGTAATTTAATCTCTGATGTGCCCAGTATGTTTAACGATTTGCAGCGTTATGTCTCCAGCCTGCCGGAGCGATACCCCGAGCTGGTTCAGCCGGAGCAGATCACCGCGGTGATGAACAACCTGCGCGCTAAAGTGCTGGGGATGGGTGAGAGTGCGCTGAAAGGATCCGTTGCCTCGCTGCTCAGCCTGGCTACTCTGGCAGTTTATTTGATCCTGGTGCCCTTACTGGTCTTTTTCTTGTTGAAAGACAAGGATGAAATGCTCAGATCATTCAGTCGTATCCTGCCCCGTAACCGTCGACTGGCCAGTAAAGTGGGCGCTGAGATGAACCAGCAGATTTCAAATTATATCCGCGGCAAGGTTACTGAAATTTTTATCGTTGGTATTGTCAGTTACATCACTTTTGCGCTGCTTGATTTACGTTATGCCTTGCTACTGGCGGTGCTGGTCGGTTTTTCGGTCTTGATTCCGTATATCGGCGCTGCAGCCGTGACTTTGCCGGTTGCTATGGTCGGGCTGTTCCAGTGGGGGCTGACGCCAGACTTCTGGTGGCTGCTGGTGGCCTACGGCATTATTCAGGCGCTTGATGGTAATGTGCTGGTTCCCATACTCTTTTCTGAAGCGGTGAACCTTCATCCGGTGGCTATCATCATATCCGTACTGGTATTTGGCGGCCTGTGGGGCTTTTGGGGCGTATTCTTTGCCATTCCGTTAGCCACACTGGTGAAAGCGGTCTGGAATGCATTGCCGGCCACCGATCTTAGTGAAGAGACGCCTTAACGATCACTCCGGCAGTTATCGCACAGGGAGGTTGTGTGAACAGACCACTGAAGATGTTCCTGCTGACCTGTCTGGCGATGCTGGCGTTTGCTGCCAATTCACTGCTGAACCGGGTGGCCTTGTCGGACACGGCCATCGATCCTGCCAGTTTCACGCTGATCCGCTTGCTGGCGGGCGCCGTATTTTTGTGGTTCATTCACGCGTATCGCCCTTCAGGTGAGCGTCTGAAGCGCAAAGCGAGTGTGGGGGGAAACTGGCTGTCTGCCGCGGCACTGTTCATCTATGCTGCCGGCTTTTCTTTTGCGTATCTCAGTCTAACTGCAGCAACAGGCGCATTGTTGCTGTTTGCGGCGGTACAAATCACCATGATGGCTGTTGCACTGAGTCGGGGAGAGCGGCTCAATGCCATGCAAATACTTGGTTTTACTCTTGCCTTGACAGGTTTGGTGATCCTTTTGTTACCCGGCGTATCTGCGCCGTCCTGGCAGGGTGCTGTTTTGATGCTGGTGGCGGGGGTGGCTTGGGGGATATATACCCTCAGAGGGCAAGGCGCTACCGACCCGCTCCAGACAACGGCGGGGAACTTTGTACGGGCTGTGCCCTTCGCTTTATTGTGCTGGTTTGTCTGGGGAGCCGCTGAACCGGATGCCATCGGTGTGTGGTATGCCGTGCTTTCCGGCGGGTTAGCCTCGGGAGTCGGCTATGCGATTTGGTATAGTGTCTTGCCCTCGCTGAGCGCAATGATAGCGGCGACCGTTCAGCTCAGTGTGCCCGTTCTGGCGGCCGTCGGCGGTGTGCTGCTGTTGTCTGAATCTGTAACATTACGCTTACTGGTCGCTTCAATGGCGATTCTGGGCGGCATCGCGATCGTGATTGGGGCCAGAAAAACACAGCGTCAGAGCCCTGATGTCAAAAGCACAAAGGCCGATTGACGGCCTTTGTGGAATGTCGGCAGGTTTAGCTGTTGCCGTTCAGATAGGCCAACACGACCTCGTGGTGATCTTTGGTTTTGAATTTATTGAAGACATGTTCAATCACGCCGTCTTCGTTAATCAGAAAGCTGATCCGGTGCAGGCCATCGTATACTTTGCCCATGAATTTCTTTTCGCCCCAGACACCAAACTGCTCGGCAACCGCATGGTCCTCATCAGAGAGCAGGGTGAAATTCAGGTTGTCTCGCTCGATGAATTTCGGCAGGCGTTTGACCGGATCAATGCTGATCCCCAGCACGACGACGTTCAGCGCATCCAGCTCCGATTTGCTGTCGCGTAATCCGCAGGCTTGTACTGTGCAGCCCGGCGTCATGGCTTTGGGGTAAAAATAAGCGAGTACTTTTTTACCTTTGAAATCGTTCAGGCTGACAGGCGCACCATTCTGATCTGGCAAAGTGAAGTCAGGTGCAGGAGAACCTGCAGTCAAGGTTTGCATGTGTTGTTCCTTAATAGTCCGAGGTTACTTGGGTAAATGGCCGGTAAAGTTCACTGTACCTGTGACTTGCACAGCCTGGCACAGGGCTTCAAATTCTTCCTGTAAGGACATCAGATTACAGCCTTCGGGCAGGTTCGTGCTGAGCTGCAAGGTCAGCTGGTCCTGCTCACCGTTCTCGTCATCTTCCTGCGAATGAGCACTGAGGGCGGAAATGTCTATCTGGCGACTGGCACAAAAATGGGTAAATTTTTCTATCAGCCCCGGCGCATCATTGCCTTCAATGTGGAAGTCGGCGGTATAAGGGTAGAAGCGGTGTTCGTGCTTGGTGGTCCTTTTCATCACGGTCAGCAGATCAAACTGTTGCGCCTGCAGCGGCAGGGTGGCTTCCACTTTTGCAATGGATGCTGCTGTACCCGAGAGTAAGAGGATGAAGGTGAATTCACTGCCAAAGATGGCCAGTCTGCTGTCTTCAATATTGCAGCCGCTGAGTGAGATATGGCGGGTAATTTCATCAGTAATACCCGGGCGATCAGAGCCGATTGCGGTGATGACGAGGTAGTGTTCCATACAGTTTCACATTGATGACCTTTATGCTTGCATGGTAGCACAGCCAACTTATCTCCTGCCACGAAGTTACCGGCGCAAATGATGATATTGTTATGAATGGTATATTTTGTTGTTAAATCCGCTGGTCATGGTGCAAGCCACTGGTTTAATCCACTTTTGACAGGGGATCACAGGACAGAATGAACGCACAGGATATGGTCAGGTATGACAGCTATTTTACATTCGACTTGCTTGTGTTTACCGCCACTGAAAAGTACCATGAGAAATCAATAAAAAAGGGAGATCGACATGTTTACTGGTAGCATGGTAGCGCTAGTTACGCCCTTGGATGAAGTCGGCGAAGTTGATTACGCCAGCCTGAAATCCTTGGTTGAATATCATATTGCAGCGGGTACAGACGCGATTGTCGCTGTCGGTACCACAGGTGAGTCAGCGACTCTGACGGTTGAAGAGCATGTCAAAGTTGTCCTTAAGACTGTTGATTTTGCACAGGGCCGTATCCCGATTATTGCCGGTACAGGCGCGAATGCCACCCATGAAGCCATCACTTTTAGCAAACTTTTCTCGGGTACGGGTGTAGCAGCGTGTCTGACTGTCACGCCGTATTACAACAAACCGACTCAGGAAGGTTTGTATCAGCATTTCAAAGCGATCTCTGAAGCCACCGATCTGCCGCAGATTCTGTATAACGTACCGGGCCGTACCTCGGTAGACATGCTGCCAGAGACCGTTGCCCGTCTATCCAAGCTGGATAATATTATCGGCATCAAAGATGCGACAGGCGATTTATCCCGAGTAGAAAAAACACGGGAACTTTGTGGGAAAGATTTCCTCCAATTCAGCGGTGATGACGCAACAGGTCTGGAATTTGTGGCCCGCGGTGGTCACGGTGTGATTTCTGTGACAGCCAATATTGCAGCACCCGATATGGCCACCATGTTCCAACTGGCCTTAAAAGGCGATCTGGATGAGGCGAAGGCCATCGATGCTAAACTGATGCCACTGCATAAGCACCTGTTTGTTGAGTCCAACCCCATTCCGGTGAAATGGGCAGCACAGCAACTCGGACTGATTCAGCACGGCACACTCCGTTTGCCATTAACGCCATTGAGCAAAGAGGCTGAACCTGTGGTGTTGCAAGCGTTGAAAGATGCGAAACTGCTGCCTTCACTGGCTACCGCATAGGAACCTAAGAACTCTACATGAATGTGAATTACAGGCTGGCCGTTACGGCTGTCATGGTTGCGGCTCTGGCTGGCTGTTCAGGCAGCGCAGAGCGACGCCGACAGGCGAATCAGGATTTTAATTATCTGGACACAGCGCCGTTAAGCAGCTGGAACAGTCCCAGTGGCTCTGCAGCCACGGTGTCGAATGAGTACGCGATCCCATCGAAAGAGTATCCGGGTGCGATTGGCAGAGCTGTCGACATTCGTCCACCGCAGCAAGTTCTGGCCTTGATCCCGGGTGCCAGAACCGCGCACAACAGCGACGGGACTGTGAGTCTGGAGCTCGTGAATTCAGCGGAGCTGGACGAGCTGTGGACACTGACCAAACGGATGGCCACTGAGCGGAATATTGCGTTGGACGTTAATACGGCCCAGATGCTTGAAACCGGGTGGGTGAGCTGGAACAACGAAGATGAAGATACAGAAGTAAGCAGTCGCTATCGGATTTCCCGTTCCACTGACAACGGCCAAAACCTGTATACTATCAAGCTGCTCGACTGGCGTGAAGGTGGCGTAGAGAAGCCTGTCAGTCTGGTGAATCAGGAGCGTTACAGCATTCTGATGACCAACCTGGTGATGGCGAAGTACGATGCTTATGAGCGAGAGAAAGCCAGGTTACGTGCTGAAGAACTGGTCAAACAGATCCCGATCACCATGGGACAGGATCGCAGTGGCTTGCCTGTGATTATTGCTCGCGCGCCTTACAACGTATTCTGGGAACGTCTGCCAAGCCTGTTACAGATGCTGGGCTTTACTGTTGACGGACGGAATCGCTCGCAAGGTACGGTTGATGTGAGTTTCCGGAATCCGGATGAAAGCTTCTGGGTGGATTTAGGCATTCAGCCGGTCCAATTAGAAAACCGCGATTATAAGTTACAGCTAGGTGATTTGGGCAACCGGACTTCAATTACAGTGACAGATGAAGACGGCAAACCCATCACAGACGAGGCCCTCGAGAGCATCGCTCCTGTATTAGCTGCTGTGATTGATAAAGATAATCAGAGTTGATGATCTGCTATCGGCTCGGTAACACGAGCTGATAAAAATAACCTCAACAAAAAACGCTTCGGCATCTGAAAGGATTACCGAAGCGTTTTTTTATACTGTGCGGCCGGAACTCTGGCGTTTTACTTTACTTCTTCGCCTTTCGCCTGCAGATCAGCATGGTAGGACGAACGAACAAAAGGTCCGCAGGCAGCGTGAGTAAAGCCCAGCGCCAGTGCGATTTCTTTCAGTTCATCAAACTCTGAAGGCGGCACATAACGTTCTACCGGCAAGTGATGACGGCTTGGAGCCAGGTACTGACCCAGAGTCAGCATGGTGACACCGTGTGCGCGAAGATCCTTCAGCACTTCCACAATTTCTTCTTTGGTTTCACCCAGTCCCATCATCAGACCAGACTTGGTCGGTACATCAGGGTGCATTTCGCCAAATTTTTTCAGCAAATCCAACGACCATTGGTAGTTCGCACCCGGGCGGGCCTTGCGGTACAGGCGCGGTGCGGTTTCCAGGTTGTGGTTGAACACATCGGGTGGGTTATCACGCAGGATTTCCAGCGCGTGATCCATACGACCACGGAAGTCAGGAACCAGGGTTTCAATTTTAATGTCAGGGTTCTTCACCCGAATTTCACGGATACAGTCAGCAAAATGTTGCGCACCACCATCACGGAGATCGTCACGGTCAACTGAGGTGACAACCACATAACGCAGTTTCATGTCGGCGATGGTCTGAGAAAGCTGAACCGGCTCTTCGGCATTCGGCGGCAAAGGGCGGCCGTGGGCAACGTCACAGAACGGGCAACGGCGTGTACAGATAGCACCCAGAATCATGAAGGTTGCAGTACCGTGGCTGAAACACTCAGCCAGGTTCGGGCAAGAGGCTTCCTCACACACAGAGTGGAGGTTATTCTTGCGCATCGCCGCTTTGATATCCTGAATACGCTGCGTATCAGCCGGAAGCTTGATTTTCATCCACTCCGGCTTACGCAGCATTTCGCGAGGCTTTTCCTCTGTTTCCATGTTACGAACAGGAATCAGGGCCATTTTATCGGCGTCACGGTATTTGACACCAGGTTCAATTACGATCGGTTTGCTCATGATTAATTGCTTTCCGTTGTCCACTCTATGCTCTGGTAACCGAGCAGTTTCACTAACTCATCGACAAGTACAGGTTGCACGTCAGCCAGTTTTGTTGGGCCATTTAGCTTGGCTAGCTGAGTCATTTCCATACCCGCATAGCCGCAGGGATTGATGCGCAGAAACGGTGTTAAATCCATGTCGACATTCAGCGCCAGACCATGAAAAGAACAGCCGCGACGGATACGTAGGCCGAGTGAGCAGATTTTTTTACCGTCGACATACACACCAGGTGCATCAGGACGGGCGTTGGATGCTACACCGAAGCGGGATAGCGTGTTGATTACGGTGTTTTCAATGTGTGTGACCAGTTCGCGGACGCCCAGTTTATGGCGACGCAGGTCAATCAACAGATACATCATTTGCTGTCCGGGACCATGATAGGTCACCTGTCCGCCACGATCGCTCTGAAAAATGGGAATGTCACCGGGATTGAGCACGTGTTCCGCTTTGCCGGCTTGACCCTGAGTAAAGACGGGAAGGTGCTCAACCAGCCAGATTTCGTCGACCGTATCGTCATTGCGATCAGCGGTAAAGTGATGCATGGCCTCATAAGTCACAGAATAGTCTGTCAGGCCCAGATTGCGGACAATGAGATTTTGTTGCACATTTCACCCATGCTGTCTGTCGGTCTCAGCAGAGAACCTTTCGAGACCAATAATGGTGCATTATAAATCGTGGCGGCTAAAATTTCAGCCGCCAATTGCTCGGTAGGACCAGGTATCAGAGCACGACGCGAACAATGTCGATCTCACCCAATTCTTTATACAGGGTTTCTACCTGCTCAATATGCGTCGCTGTGATAGTGATAGACACGGCACTGTAAGTCCCTTTTCCGCTTGGTTTCACAGAAGGGGTATAATCGCCAGGCGCATGGCGCTGTACAACGCCTACCACCAAATCAGGCAGCTCAGGCTTGTTGAAGCCCATAACCTTGAAAGAAAACTGACAAGGGAACTCGAGTAAATCTTTAAGTTTTGGCTGTTCTTGCTGTTGCATGCTGAACTCCCAGGAAGGTATGCGGTATATCACAATTTAGGGCAGCATATTAATGGCTCGCAGTCCATAACACAAGTCAAGCATAGGAGCAGGGTAGCAGGCCTCAGCGCAAAAAAGAAAAAGGACAGCGAGGCTGTCCTTTCTCAAATCAGGCGGCTTAGCTCAGCCAGCCTTTAAAGAGCAAGACGATATAGTCAATCAAGCGGCTGAAAATACTGCCTTCATTAACTTCGCTCAGCGCCAGCAGCGGGTATTCCGCTACGTCTTCATCGCCCAGGCGGTAGTATAGTTTACCGACTACATCACCTTTTTGAATCGGAGCTTTTAACTCTTTTTCCAGCACAAAGTTAGCTTTCAGATCTTTGGCTGATCCGCGAGGCAAGGTCACGAATGTATCCTGACTCACGCCCAGAGAGACTTCATCGTTGTCGCCCATCCAGACTTTTTCAGTGACGAAGGTTTCGTTGGCTTTGTGCGGCGATACGGTTTCGAAGAAACGGAAACCGTAGTTCAGTAATTTCTTGCTTTCAGCTTTCCGTGCATTGGCGCTCTTGGTGCCCATGACGACTGCAATCAAACGCATCTGACCTTCGGTCGCGGTACTGACCAGGCTGTAACCTGCGTTGTCCGTGTGGCCGGTTTTCAGACCGTCGACATTGAGACTTTTGTCCCACAGCAGGCTGTTCCGGTTAAATTGCTCGATCCCGTTGTAACGGAATGATTTTTCTTTATAGATGGCGAATTCTTCCGGGACATCACGGATCAGCCCCTGCGC is from Photobacterium sp. TLY01 and encodes:
- a CDS encoding DUF2066 domain-containing protein; the protein is MWRVAFFLVALMTMPLQAATVNTLYQAQVPLPDSDRQTEQTARVAALQQVLVKVSGQRDIAGNEVIQKALENSSAYVSQLGYGNEQGQPVLEISFDSEKIRTLLTQANATFWSEQRPTVLVWLVEEANRDRAIVWDQTGNRLQGQLNQAAAQRGIPVLLPIGDFQDVTAISVPDLWGGFSQPIANASTRYQPDAVLIARVQRGSGSMQVAWQLFPGSPAAMLDGDSAPVEGRHSGDGAAALTAMMDQVADNLAARYAVQLGGVADGGFAIDVANVRRVEDFFQLEKLLKDLSSVASVNASHLQGDKVRFAIRLLSNEQAFARELSMEPKIQAQPVSSLVRDVTFEQHSAGEITSASQEGMIVPTSREGSASEPLPQLDVSAPQGATSNVGQYYWNPNA
- a CDS encoding DUF2069 domain-containing protein → MKPMSPSTRKLHYFSLTVNLSLLLWVFLWQSVISPHPHLNNYVVAGLWILPLLLPLKGIVQGRPYTHAWANFILMFYFLHALTLLWVDGGERWLALIELGLTTAAFFANILFARARGRELGNKLKKLSQVEREEREAHGDK
- the wrbA gene encoding NAD(P)H:quinone oxidoreductase translates to MLSILVLYYSRHGSTRQLARQIARGIGQVEGCEAVLRTVPDIRANGELEDTPEQGDPYVSVADLEQCQGLALGSPVRFGNMAAPLKHFIDSTSAQWLSGSLIGKPACVFTASSSMHGGQETTLQSMLLPLLHHGMLVLGLPYSEPLLHTTQSGGTPYGASHLNQNDGLTPDEAALAQALGKRLAQTARQLHQSV
- the arsC gene encoding arsenate reductase (glutaredoxin) (This arsenate reductase requires both glutathione and glutaredoxin to convert arsenate to arsenite, after which the efflux transporter formed by ArsA and ArsB can extrude the arsenite from the cell, providing resistance.), which translates into the protein MSVTIYHNPRCSKSRETLTLLESKGIQPDIIKYLEETPSAEQLAELQRKLGFDSARQMMRTKEDIYKELNLGDDSVSEQALRDAMVAHPKLIERPIVVKGDKAALGRPPEQVLDIL
- a CDS encoding M48 family metallopeptidase; this translates as MITISKHRFVKKPVCLLLCALLSTAPVSRAEASLEDLPEIGTTAASTLTIEKELEYGDAYMRLLRASKPIINDPLLAEYVKDLGHRLVANAQDVRTPFEFFLIQNREVNAFAFFGGHVALHSGLFLHAQSESELASVMAHEIAHITQRHLARSMEDQAKKSPATMAALIGSLMLAIAAPEAGIAAMQATTAASVQGQINYTRSNEMEADRIGIATLAKAGFDVQAMPGFFGRLADQYRYASTPPAMLLTHPLPESRIADTRSRAAQYPPHRVPVSESYLLAQARIIARYANLDSRNALDWFNRKEKEAHGASKMAVSYGKALVYMDSGKYDQAREQLMPLLQAEPGNRFFIDSATDLDLFEKRYESAINRLQQALKSNPENAVLRLNLAHAYLEAGRAKDSLSLLSRFTYDNPDDVNGWGMLAEAYAGTGRRDGELAARAEVMALRGDWEKAIQNYIQASQMVEVGSLDQARYDARIDQLRLARARFADL
- a CDS encoding sulfurtransferase TusA family protein, which translates into the protein MAKRSCHQLKAGQPLEIHLCDTGSRKDIPRYLLNHGFQVQVQTDNPKLLVITVTRRL
- a CDS encoding AI-2E family transporter; this encodes MLEMISRWYQRRFSDPHAVSLVAILLVGFITIYFFGNLIAPLLAAIVLAYLLEWPVMYLTRMKVPRTLAVTLVLLLFSGLMVMAVFVLIPVIWHQISNLISDVPSMFNDLQRYVSSLPERYPELVQPEQITAVMNNLRAKVLGMGESALKGSVASLLSLATLAVYLILVPLLVFFLLKDKDEMLRSFSRILPRNRRLASKVGAEMNQQISNYIRGKVTEIFIVGIVSYITFALLDLRYALLLAVLVGFSVLIPYIGAAAVTLPVAMVGLFQWGLTPDFWWLLVAYGIIQALDGNVLVPILFSEAVNLHPVAIIISVLVFGGLWGFWGVFFAIPLATLVKAVWNALPATDLSEETP
- a CDS encoding DMT family transporter, with the translated sequence MNRPLKMFLLTCLAMLAFAANSLLNRVALSDTAIDPASFTLIRLLAGAVFLWFIHAYRPSGERLKRKASVGGNWLSAAALFIYAAGFSFAYLSLTAATGALLLFAAVQITMMAVALSRGERLNAMQILGFTLALTGLVILLLPGVSAPSWQGAVLMLVAGVAWGIYTLRGQGATDPLQTTAGNFVRAVPFALLCWFVWGAAEPDAIGVWYAVLSGGLASGVGYAIWYSVLPSLSAMIAATVQLSVPVLAAVGGVLLLSESVTLRLLVASMAILGGIAIVIGARKTQRQSPDVKSTKAD
- the bcp gene encoding thioredoxin-dependent thiol peroxidase, with the translated sequence MQTLTAGSPAPDFTLPDQNGAPVSLNDFKGKKVLAYFYPKAMTPGCTVQACGLRDSKSELDALNVVVLGISIDPVKRLPKFIERDNLNFTLLSDEDHAVAEQFGVWGEKKFMGKVYDGLHRISFLINEDGVIEHVFNKFKTKDHHEVVLAYLNGNS
- a CDS encoding glycine cleavage system protein R encodes the protein MEHYLVITAIGSDRPGITDEITRHISLSGCNIEDSRLAIFGSEFTFILLLSGTAASIAKVEATLPLQAQQFDLLTVMKRTTKHEHRFYPYTADFHIEGNDAPGLIEKFTHFCASRQIDISALSAHSQEDDENGEQDQLTLQLSTNLPEGCNLMSLQEEFEALCQAVQVTGTVNFTGHLPK